The Vallitalea longa genome includes a window with the following:
- a CDS encoding M48 family metallopeptidase has product MKFYYNSKEIEYMVVYSKRKTIAIHINRDKNVIVRAPIGIDKNKLKELVESKGNWIINKLDEVKHYKIHEKKYQNGELFLFLGKEYPLDIVVNNKINRPVVEIKDYSLKVTTNSNDKECIKSLIEYFYRHETLKIINARIKYYQKYFKIQPNNIRVKKQKTRWGSCSSLKNLNFNLKLSMAKISVIDYIVVHEMSHLIHLNHSKDFWNLVRSVLPNYEEEKKWLRSNESKLYLE; this is encoded by the coding sequence ATGAAATTTTATTATAACTCTAAAGAGATTGAATATATGGTTGTATATAGTAAACGAAAAACTATAGCTATTCATATTAATAGAGATAAAAATGTTATTGTCAGGGCTCCTATAGGTATAGATAAAAATAAACTGAAGGAGCTAGTTGAGAGTAAAGGCAATTGGATAATTAATAAACTTGATGAAGTTAAACATTATAAGATACATGAGAAGAAATACCAAAATGGAGAGTTGTTCTTATTTCTAGGTAAAGAATATCCATTAGATATAGTGGTTAATAATAAAATAAATCGTCCAGTAGTAGAAATCAAGGATTATTCATTAAAGGTTACAACAAATTCAAATGATAAAGAATGTATTAAATCATTGATAGAATATTTTTATAGACACGAGACTCTTAAAATAATAAATGCTAGAATTAAATATTATCAAAAATATTTTAAAATACAACCTAATAATATTAGAGTGAAAAAACAAAAGACAAGATGGGGTAGCTGTAGTTCATTGAAGAATCTAAACTTTAATTTGAAATTATCAATGGCTAAAATATCTGTTATAGATTATATTGTAGTTCATGAGATGAGTCATTTGATACATCTTAATCATTCTAAGGATTTTTGGAATCTAGTAAGAAGTGTTTTGCCAAATTATGAAGAAGAAAAAAAATGGTTAAGATCAAATGAAAGTAAACTGTATCTAGAATGA
- a CDS encoding undecaprenyl diphosphate synthase family protein translates to MNNKETFKRIPKHIGIIPDGNRRWAVGHNMDKKDGYYFGIDPGFHLYETMIDYGIKEATFYGFTQDNTKRPSNQKAAFIDACIKAVNNLANRDANLLIVGNSVSDVFPKELLKYANKRVKFGKGLININFLVNYDWKWDLNNGINNIASSDISRIDLIIRWGGRRRLSGFLPVQSVYSDIYVIDEYWPDFKTDHFKEALRWYQTTDVTLGG, encoded by the coding sequence ATGAATAATAAAGAGACATTCAAGAGAATACCTAAACATATAGGAATTATACCAGATGGTAATAGAAGATGGGCTGTAGGCCATAATATGGACAAAAAGGATGGTTATTATTTCGGTATAGACCCAGGGTTTCATTTATACGAAACAATGATAGATTATGGCATTAAAGAAGCTACATTTTATGGTTTTACTCAGGACAATACCAAAAGACCATCTAATCAAAAAGCAGCTTTTATAGATGCTTGCATAAAAGCGGTCAATAATTTGGCTAATAGAGATGCTAATCTATTGATAGTAGGGAATAGCGTGTCAGATGTATTTCCAAAAGAGTTATTAAAATATGCTAATAAAAGAGTTAAGTTCGGTAAGGGACTTATTAACATTAATTTTTTAGTCAACTATGATTGGAAATGGGACCTTAATAACGGTATCAATAATATTGCTTCTTCTGATATATCTAGAATAGATTTAATCATAAGATGGGGAGGTAGAAGAAGATTAAGTGGTTTTTTACCTGTTCAGTCAGTATATTCAGATATATATGTAATTGATGAGTATTGGCCAGATTTTAAAACAGATCACTTCAAAGAAGCATTGAGATGGTATCAAACGACAGATGTTACATTGGGTGGTTGA